The Manis javanica isolate MJ-LG chromosome 14, MJ_LKY, whole genome shotgun sequence genomic interval ttctcttttctgaattcTTATAATGTTGCTCTGTATTGacaaaatttcatttcttagCCACTTGACCTATTCCCAATACCAACAACAGAGAACATGACTGTGAAATGTGAGTCTACACTTGGACTATTTTATTTACTCATGTTGATTCTCCATGATTAGGAACTATTTGGCTTTGTTTCCTCATGGTGAAACAAATAAACTAAATGTATATAACTCAACCTCAGAGTCTAATTTTGTCTTTGTGGGATTGtctgagacacacacacaaatgaactTGTTTTATCCAACATAATGATTCATAATGAATTGAGACATTGTAATTTATCCAAGGGGGTGGCTGTTTAACAGAGGCAccctaaataattcatttttatactcaATGTCTCTGAATTGTCTCTATCAGCTATCCAtgcaatatattatttcattgccAAATGTACTTTTGACTGGtgaattttatacatatttattaagtgtCCCATTTTTaggatatttaattattttcctatGCAATGAAATGATTGGTTCACCTTATTCTAATACTTAATGCATTAAAGAATAAAACTCAATTACAATATTGACATTTTTTGCATCACTTATGATTGCATATGcatggcttttaaaatattttatgggtTGTATCAAAATTTCTTAGATAAGTTATTCCTtctgggtgcctgagtggttttgAATTAATGAGGCAAAGTGTACAGcagtttgtaaaataaaaatgtagggaAGACTAAGTTTTACATTAATGATGAGAAAATCATTACAAAGATTTTGGGTACAGATACAGAATTATGGTATGCAAAATAATTAAGCTTTGGACCATCTTTGCAGAATTGTGAGATGGCATGAGACTTAGAAAATTGTATAATAATTAACAAATATGgcaagaggaagaaggaacatCGTCTTCTGCCCCTGTAGCAAAGTTTATCCCCTTAAAATGGGTGGTTCACCGTGGAGGAATATCATATCTATAAACAGCAGATAAGGTAAATGATAATTTCTATGAATAAGTATGAAGCAATTTTTCACTCCTATAAATAGGGAGATTAAAATCACAGATATctaagttttcttttgtgttcatATTCTTCTCAGTTTCTAATTATATCACTTATTAGTTTCCATTCAATATATATCATTAACTATGATTTTTCTAAAGATTTAATTGTAATTTCCCAATACATGAATTCCTATAATTAAGGAACATATTAAAGGCTTATATTAAATTTCATTGAATAAATTCAGAAAATAGGGCCTATAGTTTATATCCATATTTGATTTAAGAATTCCTTTGAAGCATTATTgatattgttaatatttgttgaatcctAAACATCAATCTAAAATGAACCTATTCATTATCATTGATCATATCCAATCATTAAAGCAGAAAGTggacaaattttatttcatacagGATAAATTGAAAGagcaatataaaacaaaattgaattttcaTAAAACAATCATATAGCCCTCCTCCGAGCTGCTTTGGAGTGTGGCCTCATATGTGAGACACAATCAGACAGTTGCTCCACAGGCATATGTGGCTCATTCAGTGACTCCAGGGTGGACTTGAGATGTGACTTCATTGCTTTCCAGAAACAAAATTTATTAGTACTTTTCTTACAGCATCCTTGACCTGTTTGTTTCTAAGactgtaaatgatgggattcaagAATGGAGGGACTATGGTGTAAAATGAAGATAGAATCATGTCCTGGATGGTTTCAGATGCTACGGAAGGCTTCAGGTACACATAGGTTATGGTGATGAGGAAGACAGACACCACCAGGATGTGAGGGACACACGTGGAAAAGGCCTTGCCTCGCTCTCTGGTTGGAAACTTCCGCACAGTGGAAAATATGTGAAAGTATGACATggtgataaaaaaaaagcagccacCACAAAACACAATGTCAGAGACAATAAGTAAGAGGATATTGTTGAAGGTGTCAGAACAGGAGATGCTCAGCAGAGGAGGAATGTCACAGAAGAACTGATAAATCACGTTGGACCGACAGAAGGACAGCCGGAATGTGTTCCCTGTGTGCACAGCTGCATAGATGAGGCCACTGAGCAGGGAGAACAGTGTTGCCCAGACACAGAATCTTTGGTTCATGATGACTGGGTagaggaggggctggcagatggccacatagcggtcacgGGCCATGACGGTGAGGAACAGAAGCTCCACACATGCACAATAAATGAGCAGGAAGAGCTGAGTTGCACATCCAGCCAGTGAAATGGCCCTGTTTCCGGTGAGGGAGTTGACACAGGCATTGGGGACAGTGACAGAAATAAAGCACATGTCTAAGAAGGACATGTTcctgaggaaaaagtacatgggtgtgtgaaggtTCTGGTCTAGTGTGGTGGCAGAGACGATGAGGAGATTCCCTAGCAGTGTGGCCAAATACATCAGAAGGAACAACATGGGTTGTAGGAACCTTATTTCTTCCTTATCAACAAATCCCATGAGGAGAAACTCAGTCACCATGGTGGAATTGGTCATTTTCTGGAAGTGATGTCTgatctggaaaacaaaaagaataaacaatgaaatacattatttataaacACATTTCACAAAATACTTTAAATGCGTTCCCTTCCTTTGTATCAAATTGGCCTTTGTGTAAAGGAAATGTCCATCATTATTAGCCTTTCGATATGGTCAGTTTACTTCAACTATTGAGTAGTTATGTGGcaaatagtttatatatatacctAGTTTGTATATTACTTTgacataaaagagaatgaaacctTTCCATTTGCAATtacatggatggtgctggaggtTAGTATGCTAAGTAAAACAagtcaaaaagagaaagacaagtaccatgtaatttcacttatatgtggaatataacaaaaccaagaaatagaTGATCCAAACAGAAGCACACCcatacatacagagaacaaacATGGTTGATGGGAGAGATGGAGATaagggtgggtgaaataggtgaaacaaTTAAGAGGCACGCACTTCCATTTATAGACACATGGATGTCTTTACAGCAGAGGGATTATAGCCAAtaacattttcataattttgtaattactaaatattaactatatttatCATGGTGTTAAGTAGACCtatcatggtgatcatttcatatggttaaaaatatcatgccactgttttgcacacctgaaactaatataatattgcatttcAATGTTCAATAAAAATGAGGAGACACatcaacatgaaaaataaacccacaatttTGCAATTTACTactaaatatattcataatagccataaaaatagattttaagataCTTGGTTATTACTAACATTATTCTCAATGCCTATATTTTTACTCAGAAATAACTCTGAAAAGGTTTACACAATTTATCTGCTACCTCAAATTAATAAATTCTATAcacatctaaaataataaaacacttacCTGTAAGAAGTACAAACTAAGGTCTTAAtcatttaaccattttttttattaattacttaaaataattcaAGAACTATTCAAAGCACTGAGgttttattagaagaaaatatttgtttttttcaggtgCCTTGTTCCAATCAGGGTGAATATAACACACAAAAATACTTTGTCTCTTTGGCATTTATAAGTAGTCAAAAAccatatatttgtgtttttttcttatttgtgtttaGTAAGTAttgaaaaattcagaataaaCCTGGGTCCTAAGAAAAAACAGCAGACAATGTGTAATACTTCCTACCTTTCAAAATGATTACATGGAATGTTAGGATACATATTTCAAAACTTCAAGGTGTCATAGAACTACAGAGACATTTGTTTTATGCAATAAATAGCATAGTATTTGTATCTCCAGCAAAGTTGGGAAATTGTCCACTACTCTGTATTGATTGAACTTTATTGATGAACTTTTTTGCTtgtgtaacaaaaataccatgtgataatttatttcatttactttatttttcattcatctcataaaaatacttttagattAGTGAGCTTGAAGCAGAAGTAAGATATAAGAACCAGATATGAGAGAAATATGTATAAGAAATTATACTATTTTTAGCTCAGACCTCAGCTCACTTAAACTAAAAAAGGTAATTTTGATTTCCTCCAATTTTGAGTCTCATTAACTTATTTTTCAGTaatataatcataaaaatgtAGACTGAACTAAACTCAACTGGGATATAAAGCTTGTGAATCCTTCAAAGTAAACTtgcagttgaaaaaaaaagatggagttgtaaagtaaaaaaattatttagtatGAATTGGAGATAGATGTAAAATAATATAGAGTCTCTCAGTTTGAGGGATATTTGAGAAATATGAATGAACATCatttaaaatacctttttaagTCAGTATTTGGTaagtataaaagaaatacatatttcatatagCCTTGTTTATTTCcataatatacttaaatataCATCGTTCTATTTAAACTTCAAAAGGATTGAGTTGAAAGACTGCATTACAAATGATTTTAAAGATACTGTTCctcatgtttaaaaaaagtaattagtGCTATTTACAAACATGTCGAGAAATACTGAAGTGACTTTAACTTTGAAATTTCAAATGTGCTTTTGAATATTGTAtctcatatttaatatattacaaattgtacatacatacacaactaTATAgttatgtgtgtgcatacatgcaaatatatttctatttataatactTATTTTGTACAtgcaaaagattttttaaagatccATGAATATTAATGGTGAAGATAAAAAACTAGAATAAATGATGCATTTGTTTTAGTGAGTTTCCTCAGTTCCAGTCAAAAGAACTAATTATTCATGAAACACATAGGCTGCCTTTCTATAGTAAATAGGATTCAATAAAAaattgtgtcattttcaaatttcagGGAGGATAGAATGAATTTTCTATTGTAATTACATGTACTTAAATTTTCTATAAATCATGTACTAATATATAAATTAAGGTAAAGATTATTTTGTAGATATTGGCAGAAACCAATGATGATGGCAAATGATTTCAAATAGTTTAATATtggaaattgacagtaatacttAACATTCCTAAATTATTTGATAGACTTACCCTAAAACAGACAATTTTTCACAAAGTGTTTATTGTATGGATATAGGAATACATACAATATATTTCATAGCATTATGTGTATAATCTAGTAAAAATGGTCAAGCTTCTAGAGATACAAAGATCCAACACATGACccaatgtttaatatttaataaggATATTTGGGTTCTTGTAAGAAATTGGCTTTTATATGTCCATATCTACTCTCCATTAATGAATTACTAAAAATTAATGTAACATAAGGTGTAGTACGTAATGCAAGTCACAGTTTATAGGAAATCTCTAAGCCTGATAttctcttaaaataattaaattttcaacTACTGGGATTTCTAATTCCTTTAAATTATTAATTGTTTCACAAAGTAAAATAATGTGAGACATTGAATCGATACTCTGCCTATTCTTCCCACTTGCActtatgttgatttttaaaataaaaataaaatacttaaatgagGCAACAGATGAGACTGTGGGACAAAGGGAGACACgaggaaagagaaacaagagCAGCCACGGACCACTTACCGCCACGTGTCGGGTGTTCATGATCTAAGCAGGACCAAAGGCCGCTGTAGTGAGCTTCTCAAagtcaacatttttaaagtgatttatGCAGACTTTACTATTCAGACAGTAGTTAAGAATTTCTTCAGATGGAAAATGAACTTCCTTTAGGTTCTGGAAGAGGGCAATCATGGTCTGTTTAATATAATACTGTAGACAAATCTGTGCCATCAACTGCTGTGCCTCTGGGAACACAGTTCTCACAGTTCAGTGCTGGCCAGCTGCCCAGGGGTCATTTTAAACAGGTAATGGATCAGTGTGGTCCAATTAAAGTAGGAGAATGGAGACAATCAGTGAATAGGTAGACATGGCGTCATACATAGATGTACCCGCAAGATTTCTAAGTTAATAAAAGAATAACGTCAGGGAACATGTGTGTCTCCTCGCGTTCACTGGGGACATCTGCATGGATCTCCCAGATCATACTGTATATTCCATGGAGCCCTGATTTCCTGTGTCCGCCCTGATCTGCCCGGAGAGACGGTCTTGATCCTTGTCTCTGTCAAATACAGTTGTTCATACCTGATGTGGCCCCCGCCCCTGAGTGATTGAATGAACCGCGTCCCGTGCCCTGAGCTGCACGGGCAGGTGAGGCGCCAGGCGGCGGGAAGCTGAGTAAAGCAAGAACCaatagaactcgtgcctcatatcgaatttaccgtgtatcacaatccttccaagcggtaaagatacctcaagacaagctgggcatagaagccacagggcataaatctgcaaagaagtaaaaaactaaccctttcaaacaataaggcttctctctcacttaccaactttacatttccctgtatggccccagaagatgcctggttagccagagacgggtaagattcctcaagggaggaacaacc includes:
- the LOC108391934 gene encoding olfactory receptor 14C36-like — translated: MTNSTMVTEFLLMGFVDKEEIRFLQPMLFLLMYLATLLGNLLIVSATTLDQNLHTPMYFFLRNMSFLDMCFISVTVPNACVNSLTGNRAISLAGCATQLFLLIYCACVELLFLTVMARDRYVAICQPLLYPVIMNQRFCVWATLFSLLSGLIYAAVHTGNTFRLSFCRSNVIYQFFCDIPPLLSISCSDTFNNILLLIVSDIVFCGGCFFFITMSYFHIFSTVRKFPTRERGKAFSTCVPHILVVSVFLITITYVYLKPSVASETIQDMILSSFYTIVPPFLNPIIYSLRNKQVKDAVRKVLINFVSGKQ